A segment of the Lepus europaeus isolate LE1 chromosome X, mLepTim1.pri, whole genome shotgun sequence genome:
CTAAAGGAGGCGTGTGGGAGGCAGCTTGCTTGAAGGGGAGGCTAGGATGTGAGAACCACGCAGCCGGGAGCTCGCAGTGTCTTAGGCACCTGCTTCTTTGAGCCTCATTTCTTTGCTTGGTAGTTGGATGGAATGACGTGGCGTGGCCTCACAGCCGCCACCCAATAACCAGGACACAGCACCAAGGGCTGAAGCTCCACCTTGTCTGAGGCGACCAGCCAGGTCTTCCTCTGGTTAGGGgggatggcaggggctggggagggcgcaCTCGATGATGGTGCCTCGTGGTGTGGCCTTCTCCACTTGCCTTCTCCCCCCACGCCCGAGGCAGTCTTTGGGGCGCCCTGGCCAGCCCCCCTGGGAAGCCCTCTGTGTGTCTACAGACTTTTCCGACGCCCAGCACGCCTCATGCAGATTACTGCCTCTTCCCCGGGCCCCCTTCCGGCTCTTCCAGTTTCATTGTTGAGCTCTAACTGTGCGTGTGGATTTTCATTAACAGCCGGTGTTCTACGGTTGGgggcggcggggtggggtggggggtgcgggTGGACCCAAGACCTAGAGAGGCCTCAGTGCTCCCAGGTGCTTCCCGACCCCGACCCGACCCCCACCCGCAGTCGAGTCCCTCCCTGCCACGGCCTGGTTGTCTCCAACCCAGCGACCCGCCAGTCTGCTAAAGTGTAAAAGCAagcatttgcatatttttttttccctgctaaCAAAGGAAATGTGTCGACTTCGGGAACATTTGGGCTTTCGGAaactgtgtgggtgggtgtgtgaggGAGGAGAAAGACAAGTTCCCCTGATGATCCGCACGCCTATTATTTCACACTCCTCGCGGGGTTGGGTCCCGTGGAAAAATGCCGCGGCCAGATCCCAGCCAGGGGAGACAGGAGATGTGTTTGTGAGCAGGGAGTTGCCCAGGGCCATGGGTCCCAGGCATTAAAGGCTCCCCTACTTATTAACCCAGCATTTAACAGCAGGATATGGGCTGAAGCGCAGTCAAAAGAAACAGCTCACCCTCCAAAGAGCAATTAAAATCCTGCACGAGGATAAATCACGCGCCGTGATAATCCTGTTAATAAAATGCAGCTTGTCCTGACCCTTCACTCATGCAGCAAACTAGAATGTGatgtgggtgggggtggtgggcaggGAAGGTAAGGGGGGGGTGGTCTGGGCTCCTCTGCCTCCgcagcctccccctcccaggagctgggaaatgggTGGCTTTTGCCTGCTCCGGCTCCAAGCCCATCAGCCTGGGCTGCTAACACTCGCTCTGCTCGCTAATGATTTCTTGTCCCCAGCGAGCAGGCGTCATTGAATTACTCAGCCACCTCCCTCTGCAGCTCCCAGGCAAAACTACCCGGGGAAGGTGCTTAATCTCATCGAGACCCCGGTGGGGCAGCTCAGCAGCCCACcgactctttttttgttgttttgtttgtttgggtttttttttttttcttctcacccTCTATCTGCAAGTTGCACGGACAGCAGCCTTGGCAATTCAGCCTTGGAAGCGCATTATAGTGTGAGCCCTGGACGCGCCTCAGTGGGTGCCTCTGCCAGCAACCCACTGCCCTGTGCCAGAGGTCCCTGGACCGACCGTGGCCACCCATTCTCCCCGCCGAATAGTCTGCCTCCAAGGGACAAGGATGAGTGGCTTTCTCCTTGGCCACTAAGCACTTTAAAGGCTGTGTGCTGTGACTGGGATGGGCTGCGGGTTTGGCTTTAaaacccctcccccactcccccccccccaccgccgccAAGGAAGCTGCATTGCTCacctgcttggggggggggggcaagtgtGTACTGCACACCTGTGGGCCCTCAAGCCCCGTGTGCCTTCCTCAGGCTGTGTCTGGGACAAATTGCCTAGTTGCCTGGCTGTTCACAGCTCTCCTTTATTCAACCTCGTGGgttttgtccccccccccccccctttctttttgAAACAGAATAGACGCTTAGCGCGAAGCTGCCATCCAAGAAGGAGACATGCTCTCAGCAACCCCCCTGTATGGGAACGTTCACAGCTGGATGAGCAGCGAGCGGGTCCGCATGTGTGGGACCAGCGAAGACAGGTAAATGTGCCTGCCTGGGCCAGCTCCCTGGAAGGCGGCCTGTTCCCGAGCAGACCCCTGCTCTGACACCCCCTCACCTTTCCACGGCCAGCAGGGGCcccgagggggtgggggagaaggagcCCCTGCTAGCTGGTGGCCCTTGATTTACAGGTTTAACAGGCACCCCGGCTCAGCGAAGCATCGCCGCCCTTTAAAAGATTAGCCCCTAAAGCGGCCTTTCAGTGCGCTTTCGTGcttaatttattatttcatatttatgaagGAGAATTAATCCCAGTCTATATGCTGCTTTAACTCTAAATGTCAGCAGTGCGGGCCCAGGTGGATCTGCATTCGAtgtgcttttaaaacaaatagtTTGCTCAGTAATAAGCGGGGGAGCTAGCCACCCTTCTCTCCACGCAAGCCCAGGGTGTCTGGTCCCTTCTCGCAGCGCCGCCGGCTCTGCAGCGCTTGTGGAGTGGGGGCGGGGGTAGAGCAAGCAAGCCACAGATGATTGAAGCCACTCTTTGGGGTCATGATGAAACTTTTCCTCTGCTGCTTGTCAGCGATTGGATCCTGGGGATTTGGAAGTTGGCACCAAGCGCCGTCTTTATCGACGCTCTCTGATAACAAGTCCCAGGGCAGCCGCAGCAGCCTGGCACAGATGTGCAGCTTCCTCCGCAGCCTGGAGCAGCTGACATTTGTATGATAgtagtgcccccccccccccggtcatTTGATAAAGGCAGTCAAATATGACTTCATTATCACCATGGCAACCCGTTTCGGAGGACATGGTCCCTAACTTTGTTGGGGGGAAAAGTTTTGAAAGCCTCCCCTCCCGGGTAACaccaaagtgcttgggtgccCAGCCCCAGACTCTGACAGCCTTCTAGCCCCGGTTGGCTCTTTGGCCACTCATCCCGCCCTCTGGGACGCTTACAAGGACCGGCCAGGACAGCAGCGCTCACATGGGCCTGTTCGGTCTCTAGAGGAAAaagatgtgcatgtgtgcatgagaTGGTTGCGCCGGAAGTTCAGGCTTAGGCACCTAGGGGATGTGTCTGTGCTTCCTGTGCCCCCAGGCCCTGtcttttctttgctttcctgGGTCAAGGCGAATCACCATTTGGGGCACTTTTCCATATGCCCCACTCACCGCTGGGGTGGGCGAGGGACAGTTGAAAATACGGGGCTGGTAGCAGCAAACGGCCTGTTCCGGGCGCGGCTCTCTGAAGGGCGCGTTCCCGGATTCAGTGAGGACTGTTTTCATGAAGTCTCCGTGTCCTTTTCAACAGGAAAATTCCTGTAAATGATGGTGATGCTTCAAAAGCCAGATTGGAACTGAGGGAAGAGAATCCCTTGAACCACAACGTGGTAAGCGATTAATAGCTTCTGTTGCTGTGATATCAGTGATCTGTAATCAATCGTGCATTAATTTGCATGTCATTAAAGGGGGGGCAGCttctagggcagggccagggagacAGCCTGTGTTGTGCTGCAGGACAAGGCTCCTGGCGCCACTCCTCCTGTCCTGATCTTTTAGTGGCACACTGGCCCCGTCTGTCCCGTCCCCCAGTGACTGGTGGCTTGTGGCTGCCTGTTCTTTGGGAAGCTTCGTGCCACCTCGCTGCTCTCAGCTGGATAAATTCCCAGCTTCCACGGAGCCCCTTCGGGTTTACCTTTCCAGTAAAATATGAAACACAGGGCTTGTCTCTCCAGGCACCAGGGAGAGGAAGTCAAAAGACGCAACCACAGTTTGACCCCTGGCCTGTGTATTGATTTAGCAACGAGCCAGCTAAAAAGCCCTCCGTTCCTGTGGTCCCAAGGAGGACTGTTTCTTGTTCCATTAaaagctgccttcctgggtgtggGGAAAGCGAGGTGAAGTCTCcctgtcctccccctccccagccctggcctcagccccagcaggCCCCGGCTGTGTTGGCTCTCGCCTTGGAGCGAGGACTTTTTGCTGAGAAAGTGGATGTTCCAGCGTTAATAGATGCCTCAGTTCAGCCTGTGGGCCTGGAGGCTGAGGGCTGCCTTGCAGGAGGGCCCCCAGTAATGCACCGTGTCTGTTCTTCCCACCAAGGTGGACACAAGTACGGCCCATCGCATCGATGGCCTGGCCGCGCTGAGCATGGACCGCACGGGCCTGATCCGCGAAGGGCTCCGGGTCCCGGGTAACATCGTCTACTCCAGCTTGTGCGGACTGGGCTCCGAGAAAGGCCGGGACGCTGCCCCCAGCTCCCTCGGTGGCCTGGGCTTCTCTTCCGAAAGAAACCCAGAGATGCAGTTCAAACCGAACACGCCCGAGACGGTGGAGGTGGCCGCCGTCTCCGGGAAACCCCCCAATGGCTTCAGTGCTATCTACAAAACCCCACCTGGAATACAAAAAAGTGCCGTGGCCCCCGCGGAGACACTGGGCCTGGACAGGCCCGCCGGCGACAAGCAGAGCTCGCTTAACATCAATGGTGCTAGTTACCTGCGGCTGCCCTGGGTCAATCCTTACATGGACGGAGCCACGCCAGCCATCTACCCTTTCCTCGACTCGCCAAATAAGTATTCATTGAACATGTACAAGGCCTTGCTACCTCAGCAGTCCTACAGCCTGGCACAGCCGCTGTATTCTCCAGTCTGCACCAACGGGGAGCGCTTCCTCTACCTGCCGCCGCCTCACTACGTCAGCCCCCACATCCCGTCGTCCCTGGCCTCCCCCATGAGGCTCTCGACCCCTTCGGCCTCGCCTGCCATGCCACCGCTGGTCCACTGCGCAGACAAAAGCCTCTCGTGGAAGATGGGCGTGAGCCCGGGGAACCCCGTCGACTCCCACGCCTACCCCCACATCCAGAACAGCAAGCAACCAAGGGTGCCCTCTGCCAAGGCGGTCAGCAGTGGCCTGCCAGGGGACGCGGCCCTCCTGCTGCCGCCCTCGCCGCGGCCCTCGCCCCGCCTCCACCTGCCCACGCAGCCGGCTGCGGATACCTACTCCGACTTTCACAAACATTATGGCAGGATCTCCACCTCGCCATCGGTCACCCTGTCGAAGCCATACATGACAGTCAGCAGCGAGTTCCCCGCGGCCAGGCTGTCGGGCGGCAAGTATCCCAAGGCCCCCGAAGGCAGCGAAGGTGCCCCGTCGGTGCCCGGGCACCCCCGGAAGACGGCAACGGTTCAGGACAGGAAAGATGGCGGCTCACCTCCCCTGTTGGAGAAGCAGACCGTTACCAAAGACGTCACCGACAAGCCACTGGACTTGTCCTCGAAAGTGGTGGATGTAGATGCTTCCAAAGCCGACCACATGAAAAAGATGGCCCCCACGGTCCTGGTTCATAGCAGGGCTGGAAGTGGCTTAGTGCTCTCCGGAAGTGACATCCCAAAAGAAACATTATCTCCTCCGGGAAGCGGCTGTGCTATCTATAGATCTGAAATCATTAGCACAGCTCCCTCGTCCTGGGTGGTGCCTGGGCCAAGTCCCAGCGAGGAGAACAGCAGCAAAAGCGTGACACTGAAAAACAAGACGCTGGACTGGGCCATCCCACAGCAACGGAGCTCGTCCTGTCCTCGCATGGGTGGCACCGAGGCCGTCGTGGCCAGCGTCTCGGGCTCCCTGCCGAGCACGGGCCGTCCAGCCTCCGCGTCGCCAGCCCCCAATGCCAACACCGACGGCACCAAGACTAGCAGGAGCTCCGTGGACACCACGCCATCTGTCATTCAGCACGTGGGCCAGCCCCCGACCACCCCTGCCAAGCACAGTGGCAGCGCCAGCAGCAAGGGCACCAAAGCGAGCAACCCAGAACCAAGTTTCAAAGCGAGCGAGAATGGTCTCCCACCGAGCTCCATCTTCTTGTCTCCAAACGAGGCCTTCCGGTCGCCACCGATCCCCTACCCCAGGAGTTACCTCCCTTACCCGGCGCCTGAGGGGATCGCCATCAGTCCCCTGTCCTTACATGGCAAAGGACCTGTCTACCCTCACCCAGTTCTGTTACCGAATGGCAGTCTCTTTCCTGGGCACCTGGCCCCAAAGCCTGGACTGCCCTACGGGCTGCCCACGGGCCGGCCAGAATTTGTGACCTACCAGgatgccctggggctgggcatgGTACACCCCATGCTGATCCCGCACACGCCCATAGAGATCGCGAAAGAGGAGAAAGCCGAAAGGAGGTCCCGGTCCCACGAGAGAGCCCGATACGAGGACCCAACGCTCCGCAGCCGGTTTTCTGAGATGTTGGAAGCTAGCAGCACCAAGCTCCACCCAGAAGCTCCCAGCGACAAGAACCTGAAGGCCAACCCCAGCTGGAGTCAAGGCAAGACCGTTGGCAAAAGCGACAAGCTGGTCTACGTCGACCTGCTCCGAGAAGAAGCAGACACCAAGGCCGAGCCGAACGCGGCCAAGGCCGGCTTCGCTGCCGAGAGTGTGGGCCAGAGTGCGGAGCCCGCCAAGCCGCCGCCGGACCCGGCTCTGCAGCCGCATCGGGACTTCATCGCCCTGCGAGAGGACTTGGGGCGGATCGGAGACTTCCATGACACTTACACTTTCAAGCAGGCGCCGGGCCAGCCGGTGTTCAGCATAAACAAAGACGCTGTGGCAGTGGGCACCAACAAGGAGAACCTCGGGGTGCCAGCATCCACTCCCTTCCTGGAGCCCACCCTGGGGAGCGACAGCCCTGCGGTGGCTTTCGGGAAAGCCCAAGAGGACCCCAAACCATTTTGCGTGGGCAGTGCCCCTCCGAGCGTGGACGTTGCCCCCTCCTATACCAAAGATGGAGCTGATGAGACAGAACCTAGTGATGGCAAAGTTCTGAAACCGAAGCCATCGAAGCTGGCGAAGCGAATCGCCAACTCGGCGGGTTATGTGGGTGATCGCTTCAAGTGCGTCACCACCGAACTGTACGCGGATTCCAGTCAGCTTAGCCGGGAGCagcgggcactgcaggtgagcCCACCGTGCGGATTTCAGTTAACTGGAGGAGGGTTGCGGGAGTGTGGTAGGGCAAGGCACCAGGCAGATGCGAATGAGGTGTTATGGCAGTTGGCATGTATGCCACGTGTCCAGTAAGGGGACCTGAGTGGTGGCACGCTTAGGAGGCGGTCCGTGTGTCTGGATACTTGCAGTGACGCTGTATGTAGATTATGCGAGAACCTCGCGCACATGCTGATGCCAGTTTTAATGATCATGAAAGGTATCTAGAGATGCATGGCGTTTACCTATTAATTGCTTTGATTTCTCTGCCTGTAAGATAGCAGATAGTTGCAGAAGTGTTGCTTAGAATGCCTTACTTGATATTTGGTGCAGTGTAGCGGCCGCATGTCTGTGGGAATCGTGTGCAATTTTGTCAccgaaagagacagagacagagagagagagagagaaaagctcaATTAAAGGGATAGAGTATGTGTTTAATTTGCTGGTGAATTGTGATAGATGTTGTGCAGGAATTTCCTTTAAGATATTTTAGCTTTAATTAAAAGATGAATGAAGCCAAATTGTTTtgcaatgttaagaaaaaaattggtttttGCTTATAAAAATGGATGAAGTTATCTAAATGATCCATTGAGTGCCCATTTTAATTACATAGATGGAAGGATTACAAGAGGACAGTATTTTATGTCTACCCGCTGCTTTCTGTGAGGTCAgttcttcaaatttttattacTAGAATCTTACATAAACCTTTTGAGTtaaatttcatttccaaatatacaAAGGGAAGTTTGTGGGCCATGGTCGTCTTTATTCATTgtgcatttgtttcttttctgttgtgTTGTTGTGCTGTTCCCTTTGCGTTgtgtttctgttgtgtttttaCTTATCTGCGAGAGAAAATGTCTGTCTGTATGTGGCTATGCATACACACCGCGTAGATAATTATATCCGTATGACGTCATAAGTAAACAATGTGTGGCTACTTACATAGAGATGCtcttaaattttatctttaagCTCTAAATATGTGAGTCGTATCTTAAATTGTGGTTGGTTTTGGGCAAACTTTTTTCTCTGAAATGCTTTCCTTTAAGGTAAGACAAATTGAGCTCGCTTTTATGGTAaggtgttgttttgttgttgtcgttgttttttttttcatctccatTCTCTTTCTAGCGTGCAATGATGCGCTTCTCAGAATtggagatgaaagagagagaatgtggcCACCCAGCAACCAAAGACACCGAGGTGTCCAAATTCAGTCCAGCCGACTGGGACAGGTTGAAAGGAAGTCAGGACAGAAAGCCCAAGTCTGTCGCCCTGGAGGAGGCCATTGCCGACCAGAATGACAACGAGAGATGTAAGTAAACCCAAGCGGCTGGCCTGGGGGTGTGGTGTGGGTGAACACAGGGCGAGCGCACTTCCCGGcgccagggtgggagggaggctctgCGGTCCACTTGGTGGCTGCCCGGAGCCGGGGGCTTGCTCCTGTTAGCCGTCTGTGTGTTGGGACACTGTGGCAGCTTTGGGgtgaggcacctgggaaggctgcctTTGTGGAGACACCTGTCTCCTTCCAGAGAAGTGCCGGTGCCGTGCCTGGGGACGGTTCCACACAGTACAGCGCCCGAGCTGTTCTGCTTTGGAGCAGGGCATGGCACCTCCCAGCCATGTcctgcacaccccaccccaccccacccccggctgcCACCCGGTGACCTACGAAGGTGTAGGCTTGATTGAAGTGGCGTGAGGGCACTGTCAAGATGAGAATGGTTGCTCGCGGTGGCTGCTCTTTTGCCATCATTGGCGACAGTCCCACAGAGCGTGGCTCTTTGCACGGGGCCCGAGAGCGACTCACATCCTGGAAGCGAAATGTGTAGGGAAGGCGAGGGCCTTCCTCGGGTCACCCTTCCGCCCCTAGTAGCTGGTCCCCGCTGGGGTTGACCTTGGGATCTCCCCCAGGATGAGCTGTGTTGGAAGCAAGAGGAAAatgtctgtcttcctttctcgAAAGTGCTTGCTGGGTTGCTTGAGCCTCAGAAAGCTCAAATTTGGGTGTCGGTGCGTGTGGAGCAGGCAAGAGCAGGTACCAAACCCTCCCGAGACAGGACAGTGAGAGGTGTGGGGCGTGTGTGAGAGCTCGGTGCCCTTGACCATGGAAGGTTTGGCATTCCCTGCGCAGTTCCCCCGTGCCCGTGGAGTTTGGGGCAAAACTGGTCAGCCCTGTCCGTCCCCCCGCCTCCAGTTCATCCCCAAGCTCTGGGTACGTTGTGCGGTAGTTCCAAGAAAGGTGGTCTGTGTTGCTGCTTCGGAGGGCCTCACCCACTTAGCAGAGTCCCCTCAACCGCGTGCACTGGCTGGCGCAAACTTCTCATGGGAGAGGCTGCAGAGAAAGCCTTCCTCCTGGCTGGCGCTCAGCTCCCCTTCCCGCGTGCCAGGTGCAGTGGGCTCTTGGCAAGGGTTCCTAGACCTGGCAGAGGTGGGCACCGCTTCTAGAAGAGAGGGGCCACCTTTGCTCTGAGGGAAAGGGAGGCTGCAGGAAGGGGGCCCAGGAGCTCAGCCAGCTTCAAGCCTGTGGGCCTTTTTTTCCGGTTTTCAAATGACACGCCCAGACTTCCGGCCAGCTGGCTAGCCACCGTGTGCATCTTCAAATCTGATTGGCCTCACCTGTGCCTTCCTCCCAGGGACGGTCCTGTTCTTCTGTGCCAAACGGAGAGCTCCATGTGACAGTGGGGAGCAGGGTCTGAGccccaggagacccagaagggccTCCCATGACCCCTTGGGGCTTCTGACCAGGGCCCAGTGAGCCTGAGAGCGGTACATCCCCACTGAGTGTGTGATCAGCCATGGCGCTGAGCGcgggtggcgggggaggggaggcaagggCTGGCCTTTAAACGGGAGGTGGGTCAGACCTTTCTAGAGACTCGTGGCTTGCAGTTGATCGAGGAGAGTGCCCGTAGAGTTGTTGTCCAAGCAGGTGTTGCATCCACTCAGCTGCAAAATTCACTTGGCCTTCCGTTCAtggcccttcccccacccccggccctgcTCCGGAAGGGGCTCTTCGGTTCTCTTCTCATGGGTTTCATGGTGGCCAAAGACCCAAGCTCTGATCATCCAGGGGCTGAGGTGGGCAGGGCATCGCTGGCTTCTGAGACAGCGGCGGGGAGTCGGGGAGGGTGCCTTTAAGAAAAGGGAATTAACCTGGAAGCCGCGGTCAGGGCTCTGCTTTCCTCTTTATGGCAGCCTGGGCGACTGGGTAAAGTTTTCGTTGTAGAAACTGGACAGATGCATTAGGAGTCTCCTGAAAGTTGAAGGCTCATTGGTAGGAGGACGGGACACGGAGGCACTGGGCCCTTCCTCCCTGGCCATGGGTGACCTGCTCCATGGCACTGTCCTGGGGAACTGAAGGGCCTCGTGGCACCTGGTGGCTCAGGAAAGTTCCCGTCCCGGAGAGCGCGTGCACGCCTTCCTTGTGAGCTGCTCTGGGGTTGAGAGCCGAGAGATGGCTCATGTCTTTGCTGTAGGCGACGCAGGTTGTAACAAGGCCAGGCTCTGCGGGAGGTGGTACAGTCACCGCTGAGGGACTTGACCTCTTGGGCAAGTCTCAGTACTCTCCCATCTCGTTTAGGGCTCGTTGGGCATGGTTGCCTTAGTGGTGAGGTTGCTTTGTTGCCAGGGTGACCTGTAAATGTCGCCATGGCGATGCATCAGtgaggtggtgctgtggcacaaccaTGATAGATTATAAGATGTGTGTGTTGAGTCATCTGACCATGCTACAGGGAGCAAGCAAGTGTTAAAACCGCCGGCCGCGTGGCTCTGTTCATGCCTGCCTACATTGAGTTAGCATGTGGCTTGTCACCTTCAGAAGGGCCGACAGGGAGCAGTGATGGAGAAGTCTGATGCTTAGAACCTACCTCCTTCGCCGCGAGGCTAATCCACTAGGTAGTGGTTGGAGGAGGTCCAAGGTGACGTGCAGGGCTATGACACAGAGCCCGTTCCCCGTGGCTGGTGGCAATCAAGCTAGGGGGGATGGGTTCTTCAGGTTATTGCTTGGCCCATGAACTGTCACCCCTCTACCCCTCATGAAGGTCTTCACCAAGGCAATCAGAGGCTTGGAGGTTGGGGAAAGGGATAGACGGAGGTGAGTGGGTAGGTGCGGTTCCAGGGAGCCTCAGAGGTCACCGTGCTGTTCTGTGGGCAGAAGGTGTGGGCAGTTTTGGTAGAAGGTTGGGTGAGTTATTAACTCAACTTCACTATCAGGAAGCCCGCAATGGGAGTGAGCACGTGGAAGGAAAACCTTCTCCCCGAAAAACATGTCTTAGGGGGCGGAAGCTGTTAAAGACACCAGTGcctgggggctgacgctgtggctcagtgggttaagccatggcctgcagcacaggcatcctgtatgggtgccgctttgagttgtggctgctccacttccaatgcagctccctgctaatgcacctgggagagcaggggagggtggctcctggctttggcctggctcagccatggccattgcattcatttggggcgtgaaccagcagatggaagatctcttcttctctgtacctctgctctcaaataaataaataaatctttagaaaacaaacaaacaaaaccccactAGTGactataggagacctggagttcAAGTGTAAGGTGTGGAGGTCGAATCCAAAGCATTCAGGGCGGGGAGATTTCTTCCTTCATCTGCTGGGGGAGAGAACTGGTGTGAGAAAGGTGCCAGGGTGGAGCGCGGCTCAGCTATTGTCTCTGATTGGGACACAGTGCAGCCACCTCTGCTTTGACGCCTACCTAAAGGGTTGGAGGTGGTTGGCTTCAAGAGTTTCAAATGCTGGGGTTACAAGTTCGAGCTGGCCTCAGGATCTCGGCAGCCTTTGGATAACTGTATCAGGCTTTCTCTGGACTGGGCACAGCTCATGTGTACCAAGGCTGCCCCTCGGGGCACAGCTCGCAGACCCGTTTGACAGCTGAGAAGGGGCTGCCCTTACCAGGGTGGCCAAGCCCGGGCCAGCGGCTGTGTTGTCAGATCCCTTCTGAAAGCAGGGACCAGAGTTGGGGAGTCTGCGGCTTGCCGAGCCTGCTGGTAGTACTGTGTCGTGccatggcggggggtggggggtggggtggggtctggcTGCCCAGTCCCGGGCTCAGCTCTGCCAGTCCATACGGCGTACCACCGCGAGAGTAGACGCAGCCCATCTGGCCTGCCTTGGGAGGTACGCCCTCGGAGAGGGGGCTGAGTGGGGCCAGCCCTGCCCGCGTGCAGCTTGCGCCCATAGCCAGCTGGCACTGGAATGCCCCCAGAAGGCTGGCGAGGAACTGCGGCGGGCTGGTCAGGAGGACAAGCCCTCTTGGAAGTGGGCCGGTGAAAGGGAGTCTTGTCATTTCATCTAGAAACCGACTTGTGCCTCTCAGCTCCGTGCTACCAAAATCCCAGACTCACAGCCCTGGGGAGGTGCCGGCTCGTTTCAGTGGGCCAAGGGCAAACACCTTAGCTTTAATGGTGGTCGTTCTGTTGTTATCGTTTGTATTTTATTGcggatcaggaaaaaaaaagatgtggcagGAAAGCAGTCCACAAGCTGTTGGGCTCTTGCTGATACTGGgttgagccccacccccaccccgcaggccAGTAAGCAgacggggaggtgggggtggacaCAGACAGAGGCAATCCTGGGGCTGTCTCGGGCAGCTTCCAGAGTGCTGAT
Coding sequences within it:
- the BCOR gene encoding BCL-6 corepressor isoform X1, translating into MLSATPLYGNVHSWMSSERVRMCGTSEDRKIPVNDGDASKARLELREENPLNHNVVDTSTAHRIDGLAALSMDRTGLIREGLRVPGNIVYSSLCGLGSEKGRDAAPSSLGGLGFSSERNPEMQFKPNTPETVEVAAVSGKPPNGFSAIYKTPPGIQKSAVAPAETLGLDRPAGDKQSSLNINGASYLRLPWVNPYMDGATPAIYPFLDSPNKYSLNMYKALLPQQSYSLAQPLYSPVCTNGERFLYLPPPHYVSPHIPSSLASPMRLSTPSASPAMPPLVHCADKSLSWKMGVSPGNPVDSHAYPHIQNSKQPRVPSAKAVSSGLPGDAALLLPPSPRPSPRLHLPTQPAADTYSDFHKHYGRISTSPSVTLSKPYMTVSSEFPAARLSGGKYPKAPEGSEGAPSVPGHPRKTATVQDRKDGGSPPLLEKQTVTKDVTDKPLDLSSKVVDVDASKADHMKKMAPTVLVHSRAGSGLVLSGSDIPKETLSPPGSGCAIYRSEIISTAPSSWVVPGPSPSEENSSKSVTLKNKTLDWAIPQQRSSSCPRMGGTEAVVASVSGSLPSTGRPASASPAPNANTDGTKTSRSSVDTTPSVIQHVGQPPTTPAKHSGSASSKGTKASNPEPSFKASENGLPPSSIFLSPNEAFRSPPIPYPRSYLPYPAPEGIAISPLSLHGKGPVYPHPVLLPNGSLFPGHLAPKPGLPYGLPTGRPEFVTYQDALGLGMVHPMLIPHTPIEIAKEEKAERRSRSHERARYEDPTLRSRFSEMLEASSTKLHPEAPSDKNLKANPSWSQGKTVGKSDKLVYVDLLREEADTKAEPNAAKAGFAAESVGQSAEPAKPPPDPALQPHRDFIALREDLGRIGDFHDTYTFKQAPGQPVFSINKDAVAVGTNKENLGVPASTPFLEPTLGSDSPAVAFGKAQEDPKPFCVGSAPPSVDVAPSYTKDGADETEPSDGKVLKPKPSKLAKRIANSAGYVGDRFKCVTTELYADSSQLSREQRALQMEGLQEDSILCLPAAFCERAMMRFSELEMKERECGHPATKDTEVSKFSPADWDRLKGSQDRKPKSVALEEAIADQNDNERCEFSAGNKHDPFEAPEDKDLPVEKYFAERPPASEPPAHQAATDMPHSPTVRLDRKRRVSGDSSHTETAAEELPEDPVLKAKRRRLSKDDWPERGMTNSSSNHLEDPHYSELTNLKVCIELTGLHPKKQRHLLHLRERWEQQVSAAENKGARQSRKEVTQALPSEVTIQGNDISEEKASRKRTEAKGNRSWSEESLKSSDNEQGLPAFSSSPPRTSLSSTNASGKKQAQPSCTPASRLPARQPRLKESPKPDVLCTDEDEGCPAASLLQKYPDHSEKPSGKRLCKTKHLIPQEPRRGLALPGDYYVDNADGKMTVRRVRKRPEPSPDYDASPPAKQDPKPFDRLQQLLPAPQAPQLPRSSSPQETTQSRPMPPEARRLIVNKNAGETLLQRAARLGYEEVVLYCLENKICDVNHRDNAGYCALHEACARGWLNIVRHLLEYGADVNCSAQDGTRPLHDAVENDHLEIVRLLLSYGADPTLATYSGRTIMKMTHSELMEKFLTDYLNDLQGRSDDDSNGSWEFYGSSVCEPDDESGYDVLANPPGPEDQDEDNDSYSDVFEFEFSDSPLLPCYNVQVSVAQGPRNWLLLSDVLKKLKMSSRIFRCNFPNMEIVTIAEAELYRQVSASLLFSCSKDLEAFNPESKELLDLVEFTSDLQTLLGSTLEWLHPSEGLLDNCW